The Leopardus geoffroyi isolate Oge1 chromosome C1, O.geoffroyi_Oge1_pat1.0, whole genome shotgun sequence sequence GGCTCGGCCAGCGGTAAACACAAGAGTCGGTTTGTCTTTTCCCCATCGGGCAGCGCACACGccaggcacggggtggggggacgCCTGCCTCGTACCTGGGTACCTCAGGTTCAGGGTCACCGGCGCCAGCGAGGATGCGCCGGCGGAAACCACGCGGGCCCCGGGGCTCCCCGGCTGCGGGCACACCTGGACGCCACGGCCGTCGCGGCCCCTCCTCGCCCGGCCCGGGTCGTCCTCGGGCTCCCCGCGGGCCGGGCGCGGAGCCGGGCGCGCATGCAGCCTCGGCCGAGGCAGCCCGAGGCGGGCTGAGAAAGTTCCTCCGCCTCGACGTCGCCGCCCCGGGGCCCCGCTCGCCCCGCTCGCCCCGCACGCCCCCCGGGCCGGGCGCAAGGTCGCGGAGCGGGGCGGCGCGCGGAGCTCCGGCACCGTGGCCGGCGCAGGGGGgtagggaaaggggaggagggacccCCGCCGGCcgcgcccctcccgcccccgggcGCCCGCAGCCCGTACTCACCGCCCCTCGCTCGGGATCCCCaggtggcggcggcggccgagGGCGGCGCGGCccgagccggagccggagccggagccggagccgggtGGCGGCGGGGCGGAGAGTCGGAGGACGGAgagccgcggcggcggcggcagcgagGCAGGTCCGGGAAGCGGAGAGGCGGCGGCGCCTCCTGCCCTCGCAGCGCAGCCCGGCCGGCCCGGCAGCCCCACAGCGCGAGCTGGGCGGTCGCGGCGGCGGGGGCTTTATCGCCGCCCGCCCCGCACCCGCCCCTTcctgccgcccccgcccccggcccgccccgccccgccttccCGCCGCCTCCTTTGTGTGCCAGCGGGCCGCAGCGTCCCCGCGCCCGCACGCTGGGACGCCCCCACTCCGGCCGCGGCCGCGCGGAGGCCGCCCCCCAGGGCTCCACGTCGCGGGGCTGCGCCCGGAACGCGCCGGAGGCCGCGCCGAGCTCGAGGTGCGGCGCCAGCCCCGGGCCGAGCTGCACGTGGGTCGCCGGGGTCCGggtgtgggtgcgtgtgtgtgtggtgtgtgtgtgtgtgtgtgtgtgtgtgtgtgtgtgtgcgtgcgcgcggaGAGGGAGGGACCCTAGGGCTCGCGGCGCGTCCCGGGGATGCTGGCAAGTCGTGTTggctgcacccctccccccacccccgggaggggacggggcgggggggggggtgccccgGGACAGTGCCCACCGGGCGGGGTGATGGGGGTAACGGTGCCAGGTCtcggccggggaggggcagatgacCCCGCGAGGCGCTTCGCAGGGTGCCCCACAGCCGACTTCTCCTAGGTGGGCCGGTCGCCGGAGGCAGATGGCAGACAAGGGAATCCGGAAATCTGGAGTCGTGGCTGCGGTGACAGCGCGAGGTACCCGCAGAGTCCTGGGAATCCGGCCCTTCCCAATCGCTAACTAAAACTGCTGGGACCTTGTGCGCGACAGAGGCGCAGACCCCAGAGGCCTGGAGACGTAGCACCCTCAGGCTCCCAGCTGCGTTACCTGGCTTGCAGTCCTCCTTTGCGCCAACTTGGGTTTGTGGGGACACAACTTTAATGACATAAGCCCTGTTGCCCTCAGTGCAGAACCCGTGCCAGCAGGCCCACGGCTCCAACTGTGAGAAGGAAATGTGGCGAATCTAAGACACGGCCGTGAAATGAGGTTGCGTCTACTGATGAGAGCAACTTGGATGATCTACACTTGGTGTGTGGGCGGCCATGCTAGACGGTGTGTGCCTGTCGGGGTGAAGGAGTCACTTTCAAAAGTGTGAAATCTGGGCCAGCCTAAGGGTATTCACAGCCTCTCTTATAGAGAAATATGCTAGGGAAGGTTTGGCTCTTAAAAAGGAAACAGTCCACCGAAAGAAAacctgtttcattattttacagtCATGCctaatattcatatttaattacAGGGCAGGATATAAATGCTTTTTCCTTGTCCTCTCTGCCTAAAATGCTCCCCCTAGCCCCCATGATCTTCTCATCACTGCCTCCTTATACTTCAGGGCACCACTCAAGTGTCACCTTCTTTCTCGAGGAAACCTTCCCTGACCGCTTGACTTGAAGTCACTCCTTCTCTTCTCCAATTTATTAACTTTCTTCATAGAACTCAtcatcatttgggtttttttttttttaacattttttttttcttggctactTGTCTTCTACTCTTCCTCCTTAGGAAATATGCTTCcagaaagcagggaagagaaaCCAGTTCACATGGTTTTCAACTCACCCCGTCCCTAGTGCCTCGAGCCAAC is a genomic window containing:
- the LOC123596942 gene encoding collagen alpha-1(I) chain-like; this encodes MRRRKPRGPRGSPAAGTPGRHGRRGPSSPGPGRPRAPRGPGAEPGAHAASAEAARGGLRKFLRLDVAAPGPRSPRSPRTPPGPGARSRSGAARGAPAPWPAQGGGGGGRGRRGPSRSRSRSRSRVAAGRRVGGRRAAAAAAARQVREAERRRRLLPSQRSPAGPAAPQRELGGRGGGGFIAARPAPAPSCRPRPRPAPPRLPAASFVCQRAAASPRPHAGTPPLRPRPRGGRPPGLHVAGLRPERAGGRAELEVRRQPRAELHGAPQPTSPRWAGRRRQMADKGIRKSGVVAAVTARVQNPCQQAHGSNCEKEMWRI